One genomic segment of Paenibacillus sp. FSL H8-0332 includes these proteins:
- a CDS encoding MurR/RpiR family transcriptional regulator, translating into MSPILHALEHDKSKLSQMERKLAERILASPGEIVHMGITELAEECGISTATITRFCKALHFKGYPDFKLKLAAELAHSDGSPETGSSSYQDIVAGNPLQFIVEAMQANHLASIRDTTSLLDLGRLQQVIDLLCRARRVDLYGMATSSIVAQDFYQKLIRIGVNCTAFADSHMQITSASSLFSGDVAFAVSYSGETPETVDALTCAAASGAATVSLTSYGSSTLATLADIPLFSSSLEQGMRRGDMASRIAQLHIIDILFTGMVSTRFGDFIPRLEQSYRNVQHYRHKRGGQI; encoded by the coding sequence TTGTCTCCCATTCTGCATGCTCTGGAGCATGACAAGTCCAAGCTGTCGCAAATGGAACGCAAGCTGGCTGAGCGCATTTTGGCCTCGCCCGGGGAAATTGTCCATATGGGCATCACGGAGCTGGCGGAGGAATGCGGCATCAGCACGGCGACGATCACGCGGTTCTGCAAAGCGCTGCACTTCAAGGGTTATCCCGATTTCAAGCTCAAGCTGGCGGCTGAGCTGGCGCATAGCGACGGCTCGCCGGAGACCGGCAGCTCCTCTTATCAGGACATCGTGGCCGGCAATCCGCTGCAATTCATTGTAGAGGCCATGCAGGCCAATCATCTGGCCTCAATCCGGGACACTACCTCGCTGCTGGATCTGGGCCGTCTGCAGCAGGTCATTGATCTGCTGTGCCGGGCGCGGCGGGTCGATCTGTACGGGATGGCAACCTCATCCATCGTAGCCCAGGATTTCTATCAGAAGCTGATCCGCATCGGCGTGAACTGCACCGCTTTTGCCGATTCCCATATGCAGATTACTTCCGCTTCCTCCCTCTTTTCCGGCGATGTAGCCTTCGCAGTCTCTTATTCGGGGGAGACCCCGGAGACGGTAGATGCCTTAACCTGTGCGGCCGCAAGCGGTGCAGCTACGGTGTCGTTAACCTCATACGGAAGCAGCACACTCGCTACGCTGGCTGATATTCCGCTGTTCTCCTCGTCTCTTGAGCAGGGCATGCGGCGCGGCGATATGGCGTCGCGGATCGCACAGTTGCATATCATCGATATTCTGTTCACCGGCATGGTAAGTACCCGGTTCGGGGATTTCATCCCAAGGCTTGAGCAATCTTATCGGAACGTCCAACATTACCGTCATAAACGGGGAGGTCAAATCTAA